A window of Auraticoccus monumenti contains these coding sequences:
- a CDS encoding alcohol dehydrogenase catalytic domain-containing protein, with the protein MSQPVPTRMQAVVVHGPEDYRLEEVDVPVPGPGEMLIRVEAVGVCASDLKCYHGAAKFWGDENRPAYVQRGRIPGHEFVGEVVSGDQKAFDHHGVGVGDRIVCEQIVPCGECRYCRRGEYWMCGPHDMFGFRNFDGAMAQYLLVPIRARAHPVSKELAPHHAAYAEPLSCALHAVERAGIKFEDVVVVAGCGPIGLGLVLGARQKNPKLVIALDLDDAKLELGRRCGADLVINVAREDAVAKIKELTDGYGADVYLEGTGHPSAVGQGLNLLRKLGTYVEYSVFGSDVTVDWSIISDDKELDVLGAHLGPYCWPAAIKMLEDGTVPVADICTHQVGLADFQQALDLVADTSGSSVKVSILPNG; encoded by the coding sequence ATGTCCCAGCCCGTCCCCACCCGCATGCAGGCCGTGGTCGTGCACGGGCCCGAGGACTACCGCCTCGAGGAGGTCGACGTCCCGGTGCCGGGCCCGGGGGAGATGCTGATCAGGGTGGAGGCCGTGGGGGTCTGCGCCAGCGACCTGAAGTGCTACCACGGGGCGGCCAAGTTCTGGGGCGACGAGAACCGTCCGGCCTACGTGCAGCGCGGACGCATCCCCGGCCACGAGTTCGTCGGCGAGGTGGTCAGCGGGGACCAGAAGGCCTTCGACCACCACGGGGTCGGGGTGGGGGACCGGATCGTCTGCGAGCAGATCGTGCCCTGCGGGGAGTGCCGCTACTGCCGCCGCGGGGAGTACTGGATGTGCGGCCCCCACGACATGTTCGGGTTCCGCAACTTCGACGGGGCGATGGCCCAGTACCTGCTGGTGCCGATCCGGGCCCGTGCGCACCCGGTCTCCAAGGAGCTGGCCCCGCACCACGCCGCCTACGCCGAGCCGCTCTCCTGCGCCCTGCACGCCGTCGAGCGCGCCGGGATCAAGTTCGAGGACGTCGTGGTGGTCGCCGGCTGCGGTCCGATCGGTCTCGGTCTGGTGCTCGGCGCCCGGCAGAAGAACCCGAAGCTGGTGATCGCCCTGGACCTCGACGACGCCAAGCTCGAGCTGGGCCGGCGCTGCGGGGCCGACCTCGTGATCAACGTCGCCCGCGAGGACGCGGTGGCGAAGATCAAGGAGCTCACCGACGGCTACGGCGCCGACGTCTACCTGGAGGGCACCGGTCACCCGTCGGCCGTCGGCCAGGGGCTCAACCTGCTGCGCAAGCTGGGCACCTACGTGGAGTACTCCGTCTTCGGCTCCGACGTCACCGTGGACTGGTCGATCATCTCCGACGACAAGGAGCTCGACGTCCTCGGCGCCCACCTCGGCCCCTACTGCTGGCCGGCGGCGATCAAGATGCTGGAGGACGGGACCGTGCCGGTGGCCGACATCTGCACCCACCAGGTCGGGCTCGCCGACTTCCAGCAGGCGCTGGACCTGGTCGCCGACACCAGCGGGTCGTCGGTGAAGGTGTCGATCCTGCCCAACGGCTGA
- a CDS encoding ribose-5-phosphate isomerase produces the protein MGMRVVVGSDEAGFDYKEVLKGDLEAASLVSEVLDVGVDADGDTAYPHIAVAAARMVADGQADRALLVCGTGLGVAIAANKVPGIRAVTAHDPFSVERAVLSNNAQVLCFGQRVVGLELARRLAREWLTYTFDESSASAAKVAAIGEYESTSTSEAETVPAC, from the coding sequence ATGGGGATGCGTGTGGTGGTCGGCAGCGACGAGGCCGGGTTCGACTACAAGGAGGTGCTCAAGGGCGACCTGGAGGCCGCCTCGCTGGTGAGCGAGGTGCTCGACGTGGGCGTGGACGCCGACGGCGACACCGCCTACCCGCACATCGCGGTGGCGGCGGCCCGGATGGTGGCCGACGGGCAGGCCGACCGGGCGCTGCTGGTGTGCGGCACCGGTCTGGGGGTGGCCATCGCGGCCAACAAGGTGCCGGGGATCCGGGCCGTGACGGCCCACGACCCGTTCTCGGTCGAGCGCGCGGTGCTCTCCAACAACGCCCAGGTGCTGTGCTTCGGGCAGCGCGTGGTCGGGCTGGAGCTGGCCCGTCGGCTGGCCCGGGAGTGGTTGACCTACACCTTCGACGAGAGCAGCGCCTCGGCGGCCAAGGTCGCGGCGATCGGGGAGTACGAGAGCACCTCCACGTCGGAGGCCGAGACCGTCCCCGCCTGCTGA
- a CDS encoding ankyrin repeat domain-containing protein, translating into MRRRTLLGAVMVGAVAPVLGCAPQGSLFDFSPPTGFKRSRPRAEECFPDSGVVELATAVQGGETARIAELVGSGVDPGSRGLDGVSLWDWALRYRQPGSVRALAVAGTDLELPGWFRRPPLMAAHAEGGVEQVQLLLDLGADIEVVDSTGRTLLLRCVHGGDPTLPLLLARGANLDARDVQGQTPLFAACAVNAFGDALTLLQAGADPTIEDSRGDTFQVLLFGADQDILNERARTEQDAVVAWLEEHGIPVER; encoded by the coding sequence GTGCGACGACGGACCCTGCTGGGAGCGGTGATGGTGGGGGCGGTGGCCCCGGTGCTGGGCTGCGCCCCCCAGGGCAGCCTGTTCGACTTCTCCCCCCCGACGGGGTTCAAGCGGTCCCGACCCCGTGCGGAGGAGTGCTTCCCCGACTCCGGCGTGGTGGAGCTCGCCACGGCGGTGCAGGGTGGTGAGACCGCGAGGATCGCGGAGCTGGTGGGGTCCGGTGTGGATCCGGGGTCGAGGGGGCTGGACGGGGTCAGCCTCTGGGACTGGGCGCTGCGGTACCGCCAGCCCGGCTCGGTACGCGCCCTGGCCGTGGCGGGGACCGACCTCGAGCTGCCCGGCTGGTTCCGCCGCCCCCCGCTGATGGCCGCCCACGCCGAGGGCGGGGTGGAGCAGGTCCAGCTCCTGCTCGACCTCGGCGCCGACATCGAGGTGGTGGACTCGACCGGACGGACGCTGCTCCTTCGATGCGTGCACGGTGGCGACCCCACCCTCCCGCTGCTGCTGGCCCGGGGCGCGAACCTCGACGCCCGGGACGTGCAGGGTCAGACACCGCTCTTCGCGGCCTGCGCGGTGAACGCCTTCGGCGACGCGCTGACGCTGCTGCAGGCCGGAGCGGACCCGACCATCGAGGACTCCCGGGGGGACACCTTCCAGGTCCTCCTGTTCGGGGCCGACCAGGACATCCTCAACGAACGGGCGCGCACCGAGCAGGATGCCGTGGTCGCCTGGCTGGAGGAGCACGGCATCCCGGTGGAGCGCTAG
- a CDS encoding glycoside hydrolase family 3 protein, translated as MSRADRPTPTPGPARGSTSGRRRRLVALAGAAAGVLALGTVAVPGADAAGPNPTEDLRKRGVVTERTCRAWAQAVSKRMTLEEKVGQLFIQELYGATATTAHPKNVEFYGLETPAEVVQKYHLGGAIYFAWTDSVAGGPPQVAGLSNGLQEAALETDRFDIPLQVAIDQEQGIVTRIGPPATQFPGSMAVAATRSTEDARTAAEITGEELAAMGVNVNFAPDADVNVNPANPVIGVRSFSSDPQLAADFVAAQIAGYQDDAGIASSAKHFPGHGDTATDSHTGLPLITHTREQWETLDRPPFDAAIEAGADMIMTAHLVMPALDDSGVPATLSKPILTDLLREEMGYEGVIVTDSLQMAGVRDMFDDGEIAVRALEAGADQLLMSSDLREAYPAVIDAVGSGRLREGDLATKVKRVLQLKCTNGTVLDPMVDEAAVATAVGPADHLAEAARITDGTHTLLENDASVLPMAVGGQDVLVTGWGVSTTATLATELRARGATATALETGTAPNATRIAGAVAAARTSDAVVVLTNNASTSTAQQRLVAELQATGTPVVVVAVRNPYDIAALPGTDTYLTTYSYSPVSVPSLARVLTGEVEPSGKLPVDIPTAADPGTVLYPFGSGLGY; from the coding sequence ATGTCGCGTGCTGACCGACCGACCCCCACCCCGGGCCCCGCCCGCGGGTCCACCTCCGGCCGGCGTCGCCGGCTGGTCGCCCTGGCCGGTGCCGCCGCGGGGGTGCTGGCCCTCGGCACGGTGGCCGTGCCGGGCGCCGACGCGGCCGGGCCCAACCCGACCGAGGACCTGCGCAAGCGCGGCGTCGTCACCGAGCGCACCTGCCGGGCCTGGGCCCAGGCGGTCAGCAAGCGGATGACGCTGGAGGAGAAGGTCGGCCAGCTCTTCATCCAGGAGCTCTACGGCGCCACCGCGACCACCGCCCACCCGAAGAACGTCGAGTTCTACGGGCTGGAGACCCCCGCCGAGGTCGTCCAGAAGTACCACCTGGGCGGCGCCATCTACTTCGCCTGGACCGACTCCGTGGCCGGCGGACCGCCGCAGGTCGCCGGGCTGTCCAACGGGCTGCAGGAGGCAGCGCTGGAGACCGACCGCTTCGACATCCCGCTCCAGGTCGCGATCGACCAGGAGCAGGGCATCGTCACCCGGATCGGTCCGCCGGCCACCCAGTTCCCGGGCTCGATGGCCGTGGCCGCCACCCGCAGCACCGAGGACGCGCGCACCGCCGCCGAGATCACGGGGGAGGAGCTGGCCGCGATGGGCGTCAACGTGAACTTCGCCCCCGACGCCGACGTGAATGTGAACCCGGCCAACCCGGTGATCGGCGTCCGCTCCTTCTCCTCCGACCCGCAGCTGGCTGCCGACTTCGTGGCCGCCCAGATCGCGGGCTACCAGGACGACGCGGGCATCGCCTCCTCGGCCAAGCACTTCCCCGGGCACGGCGACACCGCCACCGACTCCCACACCGGTCTGCCGCTGATCACCCACACCCGTGAGCAGTGGGAGACGCTGGACCGGCCCCCGTTCGACGCCGCCATCGAGGCCGGCGCGGACATGATCATGACCGCGCACCTGGTGATGCCGGCTCTCGACGACTCCGGGGTCCCCGCCACGCTCAGCAAGCCGATCCTGACCGACCTGCTCCGCGAGGAGATGGGCTACGAGGGCGTCATCGTCACCGACTCGCTGCAGATGGCCGGCGTCCGCGACATGTTCGACGACGGCGAGATCGCCGTCCGGGCGCTGGAGGCCGGGGCGGACCAGCTGCTGATGTCCTCCGACCTCCGTGAGGCCTACCCCGCGGTGATCGACGCCGTCGGGAGCGGGCGCCTGCGTGAGGGTGACCTGGCCACCAAGGTGAAGAGGGTGCTGCAGCTCAAGTGCACCAACGGCACCGTGCTGGACCCGATGGTCGACGAGGCCGCCGTGGCCACCGCGGTGGGCCCGGCCGACCACCTGGCCGAGGCCGCCCGGATCACCGACGGCACCCACACCCTGCTGGAGAACGACGCGTCCGTGCTGCCGATGGCGGTGGGCGGTCAGGACGTCCTGGTCACCGGCTGGGGCGTCAGCACCACCGCGACGCTGGCCACCGAGCTCCGGGCCCGGGGCGCCACCGCCACGGCTCTGGAGACGGGGACGGCCCCGAACGCCACCCGCATCGCGGGTGCGGTCGCCGCGGCGAGGACGTCGGACGCGGTCGTGGTGCTGACCAACAACGCCAGCACCTCGACGGCCCAGCAGCGGCTCGTCGCCGAGCTCCAGGCCACCGGGACGCCGGTGGTGGTGGTCGCGGTCCGCAACCCCTACGACATCGCCGCCCTGCCCGGGACCGACACCTACCTGACCACCTACTCCTACAGCCCCGTGTCGGTGCCCTCGCTGGCCCGGGTGCTGACCGGTGAGGTGGAGCCGTCGGGGAAGCTGCCCGTCGACATCCCGACCGCTGCCGACCCCGGCACCGTGCTGTACCCGTTCGGGTCCGGCCTCGGCTACTGA
- a CDS encoding exo-beta-N-acetylmuramidase NamZ family protein: MTGLDRRTLLAGAGAATVAVPLAAMGAAAPARAEVREASVRTGADVLAADGWKGLAGRKVGVFTNPTGVLQNGRSIVDEMHDSGNVDVVAVFGPEHGFRGSAQAGESEGDTEDPRTGIMVYDAYGATATSLAAMYRTSGVEVVVFDIQDVGARFYTYIWSMYTAMLAAAREGLAFTVLDRPNPIGGTARGPMMTPEYTSGVGAEEIIQAHGMTVGELARLFNADYLPRDGGTVQDLTVVEMEGWRRDMLWADTGLLWVMPSPNVPTPDTALLYIGTCLFEGTNLSEGRGTTRPFELIGAPYVDYRWAEWLTGRNLPGVLFREAYFNPLISKNAGVVNGGVQVHITDPEALDAIRVAVEMLVGLKQLYPEFRWRQDSWDTARPFWIDKLTGSPRLRTQIDAGASAATVVAAWRRETADFTARRRRHLIYR, from the coding sequence ATGACCGGACTCGACCGACGCACCCTGCTCGCCGGGGCGGGCGCCGCCACCGTGGCCGTCCCGCTCGCCGCGATGGGGGCTGCCGCTCCCGCCCGGGCGGAGGTGCGGGAGGCCTCGGTGCGGACCGGCGCCGACGTGCTGGCCGCCGACGGCTGGAAGGGCCTCGCCGGCCGCAAGGTGGGGGTCTTCACCAACCCGACCGGGGTCCTGCAGAACGGCCGGAGCATCGTGGACGAGATGCACGACTCCGGCAACGTCGACGTGGTCGCGGTCTTCGGGCCCGAGCACGGCTTCCGTGGCTCCGCCCAGGCGGGGGAGTCCGAGGGCGACACCGAGGACCCACGCACCGGGATCATGGTCTACGACGCCTACGGCGCCACCGCCACCTCGCTCGCCGCCATGTACCGGACGTCGGGGGTGGAGGTCGTCGTCTTCGACATCCAGGACGTCGGGGCCCGGTTCTACACCTACATCTGGTCGATGTACACGGCGATGCTGGCGGCCGCCCGTGAGGGTCTCGCCTTCACCGTGCTGGACCGGCCCAACCCGATCGGCGGGACCGCCCGTGGTCCGATGATGACCCCGGAGTACACCTCGGGCGTCGGTGCGGAGGAGATCATCCAGGCCCACGGGATGACCGTCGGCGAGCTGGCGCGCCTCTTCAACGCCGACTACCTGCCCCGCGACGGCGGCACCGTGCAGGACCTGACGGTGGTGGAGATGGAGGGCTGGCGGCGCGACATGCTGTGGGCGGACACCGGTCTGCTGTGGGTGATGCCCAGCCCGAACGTCCCCACCCCCGACACCGCGCTGCTCTACATCGGCACCTGCCTGTTCGAGGGCACCAACCTGTCGGAGGGACGCGGCACGACGCGACCGTTCGAGCTGATCGGCGCACCCTACGTCGACTACCGATGGGCCGAGTGGCTGACCGGGCGCAACCTGCCCGGCGTGCTGTTCCGGGAGGCCTACTTCAACCCGCTGATCAGCAAGAACGCCGGCGTGGTGAACGGTGGTGTGCAGGTGCACATCACCGACCCCGAGGCCCTGGACGCCATCCGGGTCGCGGTGGAGATGCTGGTCGGCCTCAAGCAGCTCTACCCGGAGTTCCGCTGGCGCCAGGACTCCTGGGACACCGCCCGCCCCTTCTGGATCGACAAGCTCACCGGCTCGCCCCGGTTGCGGACCCAGATCGACGCCGGGGCGTCGGCCGCCACGGTGGTCGCCGCCTGGCGCCGGGAGACCGCCGACTTCACCGCGCGCCGGCGTCGCCACCTCATCTACCGCTGA